The proteins below come from a single Kitasatospora sp. NBC_00315 genomic window:
- a CDS encoding pyridoxamine 5'-phosphate oxidase family protein has product MATWQDFEHEAPDLASAVRARFEANKHHVLATVRAGGAPRVSGTEVEFIGADLTIGSMYGAVKARDLQRDARFALHSNPGDSSMEGGDAKVAGRAVEITDAVELTAWESELPEPPPPGPLHAFRLELDQVVLTSVEEDHLMILSWHPGEPVKTVQRH; this is encoded by the coding sequence ATGGCTACCTGGCAGGATTTCGAGCACGAGGCACCGGATCTGGCGTCCGCGGTGCGGGCCCGTTTCGAGGCCAACAAGCACCATGTGCTGGCCACGGTGCGGGCCGGCGGCGCACCCAGGGTGAGCGGCACGGAGGTGGAGTTCATCGGCGCGGACCTGACGATCGGGTCGATGTACGGCGCGGTCAAGGCACGCGACCTGCAGCGGGACGCCCGCTTCGCGTTGCACAGCAACCCGGGGGATTCGTCGATGGAGGGCGGCGACGCCAAGGTCGCCGGCCGCGCGGTCGAGATCACCGACGCGGTCGAGCTGACCGCGTGGGAGTCGGAGCTGCCCGAGCCGCCGCCGCCCGGCCCGTTGCACGCCTTCCGGCTGGAGCTGGACCAGGTGGTGCTCACCAGCGTGGAGGAGGACCACCTGATGATCCTCTCCTGGCATCCGGGCGAGCCGGTGAAGACCGTCCAGCGCCACTGA